One Rosa chinensis cultivar Old Blush chromosome 5, RchiOBHm-V2, whole genome shotgun sequence genomic region harbors:
- the LOC112166476 gene encoding receptor-like cytoplasmic kinase 176 isoform X1, translating to MSGGLRSSVKSYLNAKRLPFSGEIDTVNETNETINRNFSALQAAVDSVDKKKPQEKSIASTSYQLSMYDVPSTSRRERILLKRFLFNELKVATWNFHPHNKLGEGGFGSVFRGWVDDNISTAASPGTGMLIAVKRINQEGLQGHKEWLTEIYYLGRLRHPNLVTLLGYCFEDDCRLLVYEFMAGGSLDTHLYGRASSLQPLSWILRMKIALGAANSLAFIHSGEGKVIHRDVKSSNILLDSNYNAKLSDFGFAKDGPAGDKSHVSTWVMGTRGYAAPEYVATGHLTRKTDVYGFGVVMLELLTGKPVLDTSRPTRERNLVEWARPYFASKRRVLKIFDARIKGQYSVAAARKAANLTNQCLSTEPELRPNMNEVVKALEQLQESGNNEGSGISHKEPRQSPYSNSNSAKSSWRSWISFRSSSSHSYIR from the exons ATGAGTGGAGGGCTTCGTTCAAGCGTGAAGTCGTACCTTAATGCGAAACGCCTCCCTTTCTCTGGGGAAATAGATACAGTGAATGAGACAAATGAGACCATCAATCGCAATTTCAGTGCACTCCAAGCTGCTGTTGATTCCGTGGATAAGAAGAAACCGCAAGAGAAAAGCATTGCTTCGACTTCATATCAGCTCAGTATGTATGACG TGCCTTCAACTTCGCGGAGAGAAAGGATCTTGCTAAAAAGATTCCTCTTTAATGAACTGAAAGTAGCAACCTGGAACTTTCATCCTCATAATAAGCTGGGTGAAGGTGGTTTTGGTTCTGTTTTTAGGGGGTGGGTTGATGACAATATATCAACAGCTGCCAGCCCCGGTACTGGCATGCTAATTGCTGTGAAGAGGATTAACCAAGAAGGTTTACAGGGTCACAAGGAATGGTTG ACAGAAATATACTACCTAGGAAGGCTGCGCCATCCAAATCTTGTGACATTGTTGGGTTATTGCTTCGAGGATGATTGCAGGCTTCTGGTGTATGAATTTATGGCTGGTGGTAGCTTGGATACTCATCTGTATGGAA GAGCTTCTTCCCTTCAACCACTCTCGTGGATCCTGCGTATGAAGATTGCCCTTGGTGCTGCCAACTCTCTAGCATTTATTCACAGTGGTGAGGGAAAAGTGATCCATCGTGACGTCAAAAGTTCTAATATCTTACTGGATTCA AACTACAATGCCAAACTCTCTGATTTTGGTTTTGCTAAGGATGGACCAGCAGGTGATAAAAGTCATGTCTCAACATGGGTGATGGGGACACGCGGGTATGCAGCTCCTGAGTATGTTGCTACAG GTCATTTAACCCGCAAGACTGACGTGTATGGTTTTGGAGTTGTTATGCTCGAATTGTTGACTGGAAAACCAGTTCTTGACACTAGCCGGCCAACCAGGGAACGCAATTTAGTCGAATGGGCCAGACCTTACTTTGCTAGCAAACGCAGAGTTCTTAAAATTTTTGATGCTCGTATTAAAGGCCAGTATTCTGTGGCTGCAGCTCGTAAAGCAGCTAACCTTACAAATCAATGCTTATCAACAGAACCCGAGTTGAGGCCAAACATGAATGAGGTGGTAAAAGCGTTGGAGCAGCTTCAGGAATCCGGTAACAATGAGGGTTCAGGAATCTCTCACAAAGAGCCTCGCCAATCTCCATATTCCAATTCAAACAGTGCCAAATCAAGCTGGAGAAGCTGGATCAGCTTCAGGTCATCTTCTTCCCACAGCTACATAAGATAG
- the LOC112166476 gene encoding receptor-like cytoplasmic kinase 176 isoform X2 gives MSGGLRSSVKSYLNAKRLPFSGEIDTVNETNETINRNFSALQAAVDSVDKKKPQEKSIASTSYQLMPSTSRRERILLKRFLFNELKVATWNFHPHNKLGEGGFGSVFRGWVDDNISTAASPGTGMLIAVKRINQEGLQGHKEWLTEIYYLGRLRHPNLVTLLGYCFEDDCRLLVYEFMAGGSLDTHLYGRASSLQPLSWILRMKIALGAANSLAFIHSGEGKVIHRDVKSSNILLDSNYNAKLSDFGFAKDGPAGDKSHVSTWVMGTRGYAAPEYVATGHLTRKTDVYGFGVVMLELLTGKPVLDTSRPTRERNLVEWARPYFASKRRVLKIFDARIKGQYSVAAARKAANLTNQCLSTEPELRPNMNEVVKALEQLQESGNNEGSGISHKEPRQSPYSNSNSAKSSWRSWISFRSSSSHSYIR, from the exons ATGAGTGGAGGGCTTCGTTCAAGCGTGAAGTCGTACCTTAATGCGAAACGCCTCCCTTTCTCTGGGGAAATAGATACAGTGAATGAGACAAATGAGACCATCAATCGCAATTTCAGTGCACTCCAAGCTGCTGTTGATTCCGTGGATAAGAAGAAACCGCAAGAGAAAAGCATTGCTTCGACTTCATATCAGCTCA TGCCTTCAACTTCGCGGAGAGAAAGGATCTTGCTAAAAAGATTCCTCTTTAATGAACTGAAAGTAGCAACCTGGAACTTTCATCCTCATAATAAGCTGGGTGAAGGTGGTTTTGGTTCTGTTTTTAGGGGGTGGGTTGATGACAATATATCAACAGCTGCCAGCCCCGGTACTGGCATGCTAATTGCTGTGAAGAGGATTAACCAAGAAGGTTTACAGGGTCACAAGGAATGGTTG ACAGAAATATACTACCTAGGAAGGCTGCGCCATCCAAATCTTGTGACATTGTTGGGTTATTGCTTCGAGGATGATTGCAGGCTTCTGGTGTATGAATTTATGGCTGGTGGTAGCTTGGATACTCATCTGTATGGAA GAGCTTCTTCCCTTCAACCACTCTCGTGGATCCTGCGTATGAAGATTGCCCTTGGTGCTGCCAACTCTCTAGCATTTATTCACAGTGGTGAGGGAAAAGTGATCCATCGTGACGTCAAAAGTTCTAATATCTTACTGGATTCA AACTACAATGCCAAACTCTCTGATTTTGGTTTTGCTAAGGATGGACCAGCAGGTGATAAAAGTCATGTCTCAACATGGGTGATGGGGACACGCGGGTATGCAGCTCCTGAGTATGTTGCTACAG GTCATTTAACCCGCAAGACTGACGTGTATGGTTTTGGAGTTGTTATGCTCGAATTGTTGACTGGAAAACCAGTTCTTGACACTAGCCGGCCAACCAGGGAACGCAATTTAGTCGAATGGGCCAGACCTTACTTTGCTAGCAAACGCAGAGTTCTTAAAATTTTTGATGCTCGTATTAAAGGCCAGTATTCTGTGGCTGCAGCTCGTAAAGCAGCTAACCTTACAAATCAATGCTTATCAACAGAACCCGAGTTGAGGCCAAACATGAATGAGGTGGTAAAAGCGTTGGAGCAGCTTCAGGAATCCGGTAACAATGAGGGTTCAGGAATCTCTCACAAAGAGCCTCGCCAATCTCCATATTCCAATTCAAACAGTGCCAAATCAAGCTGGAGAAGCTGGATCAGCTTCAGGTCATCTTCTTCCCACAGCTACATAAGATAG
- the LOC112166477 gene encoding receptor-like cytoplasmic kinase 176 isoform X2 yields MSGGIRTSVKGYLLAQRLTLALDPLLENENINNNVTAPLDPPPHPVEDSQETTMDSATYGLGICDGNIPCFPMLNSAKSMASYRTRTRAESPPPQGVNLNSNIPSVSVPLSEGERLQSFNLKSFHYNELKTATRNFRPENMLGEGRICSFFKGWIDEQSFTATKPGTGMAVAIKRLNQQLQGTLQSHKEWMEEVNCLGQLSHPNLVKLIGYCQKDDKRLLVYEFVPKGSLENHIFRRFSSCFQILSWNLRMKIALGAAKALAFHHSDEAKCIYVDFETSKILLDSNYNVKIYGYGLAQEGPEGYRTRLFTLGYR; encoded by the exons ATGAGTGGAGGGATTAGGACAAGCGTGAAGGGGTACCTTTTAGCGCAACGCCTCACTTTGGCCTTGGACCCATTGTTGGAAAAtgagaacatcaacaacaatgTCACAGCTCCCCTAGATCCACCTCCACATCCAGTTGAGGACAGTCAGGAGACAACAATGGATTCAGCTACATATGGGCTCGGTATCTGTGACGGTAACATTCCTTGCTTCCCAATGTTGAACTCTGCCAAG AGCATGGCTTCATACAGGACTAGAACCAGAGCTGAGAGCCCCCCTCCCCAAG GTGTGAATTTGAATAGCAACATACCATCTGTGTCGGTGCCTTTATCTGAGGGGGAGAGATTGCAGTCCTTCAACTTGAAGAGCTTCCACTATAATGAACTGAAAACAGCCACCAGGAACTTTCGTCCTGAGAATATGCTGGGTGAAGGACGTATTTGTTCTTTCTTTAAGGGGTGGATCGATGAGCAATCGTTCACAGCTACCAAGCCCGGTACCGGCATGGCCGTTGCAATAAAGAGGCTTAACCAACAACTACAAGGCACCCTGCAGAGTCACAAGGAATGGATG GAAGAAGTTAACTGCCTTGGACAGCTGAGTCACCCAAATCTTGTAAAACTTATTGGTTACTGCCAGAAGGATGACAAGCGGCTTCTGGTGTATGAATTTGTGCCTAAAGGCAGTTTGGAAAATCATATTTTTAGAA GGTTTTCTTCTTGCTTTCAAATACTGTCATGGAACCTGCGCATGAAGATTGCACTCGGTGCTGCTAAGGCTCTAGCATTTCATCATAGTGATGAGGCAAAATGCATATATGTGGACTTTGAGACATCTAAGATCCTTCTTGATTCA AACTATAACGTCAAAATATATGGTTATGGTTTAGCCCAGGAAGGGCCTGAAGGTTATAGGACCCGTCTCTTCACTCTTGGATATAGATGA
- the LOC112166476 gene encoding receptor-like cytoplasmic kinase 176 isoform X3: MRQMRPSIAISVHSKLLLIPWIRRNRKRKALLRLHISSVLPSTSRRERILLKRFLFNELKVATWNFHPHNKLGEGGFGSVFRGWVDDNISTAASPGTGMLIAVKRINQEGLQGHKEWLTEIYYLGRLRHPNLVTLLGYCFEDDCRLLVYEFMAGGSLDTHLYGRASSLQPLSWILRMKIALGAANSLAFIHSGEGKVIHRDVKSSNILLDSNYNAKLSDFGFAKDGPAGDKSHVSTWVMGTRGYAAPEYVATGHLTRKTDVYGFGVVMLELLTGKPVLDTSRPTRERNLVEWARPYFASKRRVLKIFDARIKGQYSVAAARKAANLTNQCLSTEPELRPNMNEVVKALEQLQESGNNEGSGISHKEPRQSPYSNSNSAKSSWRSWISFRSSSSHSYIR; the protein is encoded by the exons ATGAGACAAATGAGACCATCAATCGCAATTTCAGTGCACTCCAAGCTGCTGTTGATTCCGTGGATAAGAAGAAACCGCAAGAGAAAAGCATTGCTTCGACTTCATATCAGCTCAGTAT TGCCTTCAACTTCGCGGAGAGAAAGGATCTTGCTAAAAAGATTCCTCTTTAATGAACTGAAAGTAGCAACCTGGAACTTTCATCCTCATAATAAGCTGGGTGAAGGTGGTTTTGGTTCTGTTTTTAGGGGGTGGGTTGATGACAATATATCAACAGCTGCCAGCCCCGGTACTGGCATGCTAATTGCTGTGAAGAGGATTAACCAAGAAGGTTTACAGGGTCACAAGGAATGGTTG ACAGAAATATACTACCTAGGAAGGCTGCGCCATCCAAATCTTGTGACATTGTTGGGTTATTGCTTCGAGGATGATTGCAGGCTTCTGGTGTATGAATTTATGGCTGGTGGTAGCTTGGATACTCATCTGTATGGAA GAGCTTCTTCCCTTCAACCACTCTCGTGGATCCTGCGTATGAAGATTGCCCTTGGTGCTGCCAACTCTCTAGCATTTATTCACAGTGGTGAGGGAAAAGTGATCCATCGTGACGTCAAAAGTTCTAATATCTTACTGGATTCA AACTACAATGCCAAACTCTCTGATTTTGGTTTTGCTAAGGATGGACCAGCAGGTGATAAAAGTCATGTCTCAACATGGGTGATGGGGACACGCGGGTATGCAGCTCCTGAGTATGTTGCTACAG GTCATTTAACCCGCAAGACTGACGTGTATGGTTTTGGAGTTGTTATGCTCGAATTGTTGACTGGAAAACCAGTTCTTGACACTAGCCGGCCAACCAGGGAACGCAATTTAGTCGAATGGGCCAGACCTTACTTTGCTAGCAAACGCAGAGTTCTTAAAATTTTTGATGCTCGTATTAAAGGCCAGTATTCTGTGGCTGCAGCTCGTAAAGCAGCTAACCTTACAAATCAATGCTTATCAACAGAACCCGAGTTGAGGCCAAACATGAATGAGGTGGTAAAAGCGTTGGAGCAGCTTCAGGAATCCGGTAACAATGAGGGTTCAGGAATCTCTCACAAAGAGCCTCGCCAATCTCCATATTCCAATTCAAACAGTGCCAAATCAAGCTGGAGAAGCTGGATCAGCTTCAGGTCATCTTCTTCCCACAGCTACATAAGATAG
- the LOC112166477 gene encoding receptor-like cytoplasmic kinase 176 isoform X1, whose product MSGGIRTSVKGYLLAQRLTLALDPLLENENINNNVTAPLDPPPHPVEDSQETTMDSATYGLGICDGNIPCFPMLNSAKSMASYRTRTRAESPPPQGVNLNSNIPSVSVPLSEGERLQSFNLKSFHYNELKTATRNFRPENMLGEGRICSFFKGWIDEQSFTATKPGTGMAVAIKRLNQQLQGTLQSHKEWMEEVNCLGQLSHPNLVKLIGYCQKDDKRLLVYEFVPKGSLENHIFRRFSSCFQILSWNLRMKIALGAAKALAFHHSDEAKCIYVDFETSKILLDSPRKGLKVIGPVSSLLDIDELPWYEYIEHNGGPYRAPEYIFADHLSHLTPRSDVYSFGVVLLEILSGRQAIDRIRPVAEQNLVQFFFTKVPTQICHQKEKKVLRQRVHQIIDIRLEGHYSKSRAVKALELARQCLSVDPKFRPDMHQVIEILENLQSSGDREASGTSQTESGQNLHGNSCNDPNYHRSRINRRPKATAASPPTESVS is encoded by the exons ATGAGTGGAGGGATTAGGACAAGCGTGAAGGGGTACCTTTTAGCGCAACGCCTCACTTTGGCCTTGGACCCATTGTTGGAAAAtgagaacatcaacaacaatgTCACAGCTCCCCTAGATCCACCTCCACATCCAGTTGAGGACAGTCAGGAGACAACAATGGATTCAGCTACATATGGGCTCGGTATCTGTGACGGTAACATTCCTTGCTTCCCAATGTTGAACTCTGCCAAG AGCATGGCTTCATACAGGACTAGAACCAGAGCTGAGAGCCCCCCTCCCCAAG GTGTGAATTTGAATAGCAACATACCATCTGTGTCGGTGCCTTTATCTGAGGGGGAGAGATTGCAGTCCTTCAACTTGAAGAGCTTCCACTATAATGAACTGAAAACAGCCACCAGGAACTTTCGTCCTGAGAATATGCTGGGTGAAGGACGTATTTGTTCTTTCTTTAAGGGGTGGATCGATGAGCAATCGTTCACAGCTACCAAGCCCGGTACCGGCATGGCCGTTGCAATAAAGAGGCTTAACCAACAACTACAAGGCACCCTGCAGAGTCACAAGGAATGGATG GAAGAAGTTAACTGCCTTGGACAGCTGAGTCACCCAAATCTTGTAAAACTTATTGGTTACTGCCAGAAGGATGACAAGCGGCTTCTGGTGTATGAATTTGTGCCTAAAGGCAGTTTGGAAAATCATATTTTTAGAA GGTTTTCTTCTTGCTTTCAAATACTGTCATGGAACCTGCGCATGAAGATTGCACTCGGTGCTGCTAAGGCTCTAGCATTTCATCATAGTGATGAGGCAAAATGCATATATGTGGACTTTGAGACATCTAAGATCCTTCTTGATTCA CCCAGGAAGGGCCTGAAGGTTATAGGACCCGTCTCTTCACTCTTGGATATAGATGAACTTCCTTGGTATGAATATATTGAGCACAATGGCGGGCCTTATAGAGCTCCTGAGTATATATTTGCAG ATCACTTGAGTCACTTGACCCCCAGAAGCGATGTGTACAGTTTTGGAGTTGTTCTGCTCGAAATCTTGTCAGGCCGACAAGCAATTGACAGAATCCGGCCAGTGGCAGAACAAAATTtagttcagtttttttttaccAAGGTTCCCACACAAATATgtcatcaaaaagaaaaaaaggttcTCAGACAAAGAGTTCACCAAATTATTGACATTCGTTTGGAAGGCCACTACTCCAAGTCTAGAGCTGTCAAAGCACTTGAACTTGCAAGACAATGCCTGTCAGTGGACCCCAAGTTTAGGCCAGATATGCATCAGGTGATAGAAATATTGGAGAACCTTCAGTCCTCTGGTGACAGGGAAGCCTCTGGGACCTCTCAAACTGAATCTGGCCAAAATCTTCATGGAAATTCTTGCAATGATCCCAACTATCACCGGAGCAGAATCAATCGCAGGCCCAAAGCAACAGCTGCTTCTCCTCCCACGGAATCTGTTTCGTGA